The Hirundo rustica isolate bHirRus1 chromosome 24, bHirRus1.pri.v3, whole genome shotgun sequence genome includes a window with the following:
- the LOC120762713 gene encoding green-sensitive opsin, with translation MNGTEGINFYVPMSNKTGVVRSPFEYPQYYLAEPWKYRLVCCYVFFLISTGFPINFLTLLVTFKHKKLRQPLNYILVNLAVADLFMACFGFTVTFYAAWNGYFVFGPIGCAMEGFFATLGGQVALWSLVVLAIERYIVICKPMGNFRFSASHAMMGIAFTWVMAISCAAPPLFGWSRYIPEGMQCSCGPDYYTHNPDFHNESYVLYMFVIHFIIPVVIIFFSYGRLVCKVREAAAQQQESATTQKAEKEVTRMVILMVLGFMLAWTPYAVVAFWIFTNKGADFTATLMAVPAFFSKSSSLYNPIIYVLMNKQFRNCMITTICCGKNPFGDEDTSSAISQSKTEVSSISSSQVSPA, from the exons ATGAACGGGACGGAGGGGATCAATTTTTACGTGCCAATGTCCAACAAGACGGGGGTGGTGCGGAGCCCCTTCGAGTACCCGCAGTACTACCTGGCCGAGCCCTGGAAATACCGCCTCGTGTGCTGCTACGTTTTCTTCCTCATCTCCACCGGCTTCCCCATCAACTTCCTCACCCTCCTGGTCACCTTCAAGCACAAGAAGCTCCGGCAGCCCCTCAACTACATCCTGGTCAACCTGGCGGTGGCTGACCTGTTCATGGCCTGCTTTGGCTTCACCGTCACCTTCTACGCCGCCTGGAACGGCTACTTTGTGTTCGGCCCCATCGGCTGCGCCATGGAGGGATTCTTCGCCACGCTGGGAG GCCAGGTCGCCCTGTGGTCCCTGGTTGTCCTGGCCATCGAGCGCTACATCGTCATCTGCAAGCCCATGGGCAACTTCCGCTTCTCCGCCAGCCACGCCATGATGGGCATCGCCTTCACCTGGGTCATGGCCATTTCCTGCGCCGCCCCGCCGCTCTTCGGCTGGTCCAG GTACATCCCAGAGGGGATGCAGTGCTCCTGCGGGCCCGACTACTACACCCACAACCCCGACTTCCACAACGAGTCCTACGTGCTCTACATGTTCGTCATCCACTTCATCATCCCCGTCGTCATCATCTTCTTCTCCTACGGGCGCCTCGTTTGCAAAGTCCGGGAG gcagctgcccagcagcaggaatcGGCCACGACCCAGAAGGCGGAGAAGGAGGTGACGCGGATGGTGATCCTCATGGTGCTGGGCTTCATGCTGGCCTGGACGCCCTACGCCGTGGTGGCGTTCTGGATCTTCACCAACAAGGGCGCCGACTTCACGGCCACACTGATGGCAGTGCCGGCCTTCTTCTCCAAGAGCTCCTCCCTCTACAACCCCATCATCTACGTGCTCATGAACAAACAG TTCCGTAACTGCATGATCACCACGATCTGCTGCGGCAAGAACCCCTTTGGGGATGAAGACACCTCCTCCGCCATATCCCAGAGCAAGACCGAggtctcctccatctcctccagccAAGTATCACCTGCATAG